The window AATGAAACGAAAACGGCATCGGAGCAACCCGCagcgagccgagccgagccgagccgagccgcgccgagccgagccgagccgcaCGACGGTGGCCACTTTTGATGACGTGCTAAGACACGGAAACGCGCCCTCCAATCCCTGGAAGCCCACTGCTCTACAGGACGCTCTATGGGAGAAATCTAACTCACAGGAACAGGAATATTATCCTGCTTTTCGCGTTCCGGTTTGCCTGCTCGCTGTCAGCTGTGGACGCTGAAGCGGTGTCTGCGTCGTGATGGCGGTCAGCGGGTCTTCAGGGGGTTCAGTGAAGGCTCGGGTGCTCCTCCAGCAGTGTCTGCACGCCAGGCTGCAGGTCAGACCTCCTGAGGAGGACTGCGAGGCTCAGTGGCTCGAGGTATACGCATTATTAGTCTTTCAGGGTCTGAATCTATTGtgaaattcaataaatgaatcTCGACTGAAGTGAAAGTGCCTTCCCGAACACAGCGGGAGGAGAAGTGCAGGCAACAGCTGGTCGAACAAGTGGGAAATCCACCTGTTGTTCAAAAAATGGCGTCataaaattgttaaaatgtcttctgagtcattcatagtggtttgatgtgaaatttacTGGTTCGTAATTTTTCACATTGGCGGTGAAAACCAGAAACCAGAAgtgtttaatggctctaaaagctaaAATCGCAGAACAGTTTAGATTCTGTCAGTGAGTTTGTTTTTCCCCTCAAACAGATGAACCGAGGAATGGTTATCTACGTCTGCTTCTTCAAAGGTGCGACTGAAGACATCGTCCCTAAAATGGGTATGGGTCTTCCTTATGGGAGGATGTCACACAGTGCTGAGACGTGTGTAAACACTACATGAAAAAGACATGCTGTAACTCCTCCTTGTGTCTTCTCAGTGAACACCCTgctgaacatgaagctgagtgAGACAGATTCTGGGACATATACTTCAGTCCTTGATTTACCCGGCAGCGTTCTCGTTATACCCCAAGCCACACTGGGAGGAAGACCGAAGGGTAAACGCATGCAGTACCATGGCAACATTGACAAAGACGATGGGCAGAAGCTGTACACCAGCTTTGTCGCTCACTGTGAGAAGGAACTAAGTTTGGCCACCAAGTGTAGTGAAGCTGGTACAGAGGTCAAACACGGAACATACGGTAACAGACAAGTCCTGAAGTTGGATACAAACGGACCCTATACTCATTTAATGGAGTTTTAAGAGCTGTGAAATGTCCCTACTTCTAGCTGATGGACAAACAGTGAGAGGACATTTATCTCAGTAGAGCGTTTAACCTGGTTGAACATgaaaaatttatttttgctaTAGTTGATTAATTCCTTTGTTGTTTCTTGTgacttttcattgtttcttgAATGAATGATGCTGTATAAGTGATTACAGAAGTATGTATATCAATTACTATTGTTCTCTTGAGAGCAGCCGCAAAGATTCaggaataaagaaataaatgaactaaATACACCTTTCACAAATGGCATATGTCTGAgacttttcattaaaaaaacttgTGTGCGGGGTGGATGCCctactagaaaaaaaaaaaaaaaaaaaaaaaaaaaaaaaaaaaaaatatatatatatatatatatatatatatatatatatatatatatatatatatatatatatttattatatatatattatattatattcaaCGCGGCTGTAAAACGCTATAAAGTTACATATGgacattaatatatatatatttttttacatatggacattaatatatatatatttttttttactagtcGTGACATTTAAGTTTTTAGCGTTCGCTACCTTTATTTTGGCACAGGGCAGTAGGAAGTGACGTACAGGGCTCCGTAAAATTCCGACGTCGATTTTTCTTGCTGCACAGTTCAATGAACAATTCAGGCTCTTTTCTGTTCAACGCGGCTGTAAAACGCTATAAAGTTACATATGGACATTAATCAAGTTTGACGGTTTAGAGCGTTTCTTTGGAAATACGTCCAATCGGTAAAAACGCTGGATTATGAAGGAATTTTTGGCAAACCTGATGTACCGCAAAAAATGGTCCCCTTCAGAAATGTGCGCCGTTTGTTTTGCTGAAGCTGCTCGGCAAAAATATCGATAAAGTCATATCTTAACATTAATATTTCAACTTGTTATTCGCCTCGACGAATCTAAGGAGGTAGGTTGTTAAAACAGAAACTGATTTAAATTGAAAGTTGTAGGAGCGGTTGAGTTTGTCTTTGACTACTGAAAGTCAGCTAGCGTGTCTTTTGTGGTTATGTAACGTTAGAAGACTAAACTTCTGTCAGAAGTTGTTGGGAGTTTAACGTGTGCCAAAAGTGTACTTTAATCATGATTCTAGTCTTATTCAAAACAATAATGGTGTAAAAACACTTTACAGTTTAGCTTCAAATGCAGCAAAATTACAGTTCATCACATCTTACACAGAAAATCAGGTTTTACATCAATGTCAACTTTTTCTATCTAAAGGATGAGCTTCAGCAGGTTTGATGAAGTTGAGAAGTATCTTCGATTTGGGATATACACGCAACATGACAAAGCTTCTAAAGGTGTATTAAGAAGGTGCTGTAAGAAGTTTCGTTGGGCAGGTGAGTGGCCATTTTTCAGAGAATGAGTTCATAAATTGCTCCTGGCTAACACAACCACAGTAAATCATACTTCTTGTAGGTGATGCTCTTTGGTACATAGATGGCAAACGTCAGCGTAAGGTGCTCCGCAGCGAAGAGGAGGTACGAGCAGTACTGGTAGAGCAGCATAACAACCGAAATCATGCAGGCCGCAAGAGATGCCTGaaagctgtgtctgatctgtaTTACTGGCGCTCCATCTCCAAAGACATCACTGAGTGGATAGACAATTGTGAGGGTTGTTCCCATCCTTCCAATCCCATCATACGCCTACAGTGCATTGTCCCTGGCTGTGAGAGCTCTGGGCTGGTCGACAATGAGGATGGAGTCACTTTTCACCGGTATGAATTCTGCCAGGATTATCAGCATTTGGAaattattttgaacaaaaatgttgaaataatgcAAAATTTAATGTTATTGACAGCTTCCCTTTTGGCGAGCCAAGCAGACTCAACTGTTGGATCAGCTTCGCTCAAAGGGACCGCTGGTCCATTCACAGCAGATCAGCTATATGTTCCAAACACTTCACAGAGGACAGCTTTGAACGAAGTGGAGACAGAGTTTTCCTTAAATGTGATGCTGTGCCCACACTTGAATCATCTGCATATCCACAGGAGGTCAGTGGCAATTAACACCTGTAATTTTGTTTTCGTTCATATGTGCTGATATGCTAGTATTTGATGCACAACTACATGAAGATGCCGTTTATTACATTCTGTTACTAAAACAGGTCAGTAATGAATGCTGGGTGGATGACTCCATGGAATCT is drawn from Pygocentrus nattereri isolate fPygNat1 chromosome 10, fPygNat1.pri, whole genome shotgun sequence and contains these coding sequences:
- the LOC108436754 gene encoding D-aminoacyl-tRNA deacylase 2; translated protein: MAVSGSSGGSVKARVLLQQCLHARLQVRPPEEDCEAQWLEMNRGMVIYVCFFKGATEDIVPKMVNTLLNMKLSETDSGTYTSVLDLPGSVLVIPQATLGGRPKGKRMQYHGNIDKDDGQKLYTSFVAHCEKELSLATKCSEAGTEVKHGTYGNRQVLKLDTNGPYTHLMEF